The Plasmodium cynomolgi strain B DNA, scaffold: 1001, whole genome shotgun sequence genomic interval TCTGTTTGGTGAACCCTATCTTCTTTCTGGTGTTGTATGGCTGCTTCTCTTTCACGCCTCTGTGCTTGTTCTTTAGCCTCCCTCTGTGCTTGTTTTCAGCCAAACTCCGTAATTGTTCTTCAGCCAACCTCCGTGCTTGTTCTTCATTTAAAAGCTGGACAAGATTTGTCGGTTTTCTGAAATTTATGCTCTGTGTACAAGGAGAATTATTCTTTCTTGTTATATTATGAATTAAACCTATAACATAttctaaattattatataaatcttTATCATTCttataatattcatatatagatttatgatatatttcTGCAAAAATATCAAGCGTATCGCACGTCACAGTCTTATTAATTATAGAACCTGATATTATGTCGTTATAGgtatcatataatttatataagaaattcatttttttcattgtttcTTCTCCTAGGTCAAATATATAACTTTTACAAGAGTTTGCAAGatcttcacctttttctaAGCAAAATTGATCTGAAAATTTcttgaaaatatgaaaatatga includes:
- a CDS encoding CYIR protein (putative;~vir-type antigen) codes for the protein IYHKSIYEYYKNDKDLYNNLEYVIGLIHNITRKNNSPCTQSINFRKPTNLVQLLNEEQARRLAEEQLRSLAENKHRGRLKNKHRGVKEKQPYNTRKKIGFTKQKYLQISKPNQENIR